The proteins below come from a single Rosa rugosa chromosome 2, drRosRugo1.1, whole genome shotgun sequence genomic window:
- the LOC133734092 gene encoding transcription factor SCREAM2-like, producing the protein MVSRQVRKRDPIYKKLQSLRSISNSPAHSKSSIILDAVTYIQELKRKVEEMNQEIVAARAQVSTPAQNPFPMQLKVEPREEDQAGFQIKMFTEKSCSGLLVFVLEAFEELGLDVLQARVSCSNNFLLEAVATINNDDQNGDDHNKDAEVVRKAMLQAIQSWSEVSQ; encoded by the exons ATGGTATCCAGACAGGTGCGGAAGAGAGATCCAATATACAAGAAACTTCAATCCCTTCGTTCAATCTCCAACTCCCCTGCG CACAGTAAAAGCTCAATTATATTGGATGCAGTAACATATATACAAGAACTGAAGCGAAAAGTGGAGGAAATGAATCAAGAGATCGTTGCTGCCAGAGCTCAAGTCTCAACACCCGCCCAAAACCCGTTCCCTAtg CAACTGAAAGTTGAACCTCGAGAGGAGGATCAAGCAGGTTTTCAAATAAAGATGTTCACTGAAAAGAGTTGCAGTGGGTTGCTTGTTTTCGTATTAGAAGCGTTTGAAGAGTTAGGCCTAGATGTTCTTCAAGCTAGGGTTTCTTGCTCCAACAATTTTCTTTTAGAAGCAGTGGCCACAATTAACAAT GACGACCAAAATGGTGATGATCATAACAAAGATGCCGAGGTAGTAAGAAAAGCGATGCTGCAAGCCATTCAAAGCTGGAGTGAAGTTTCCCAATAA